The nucleotide sequence TGGCCGTGTCGGACAGAACCAGATTGTCGTTCGACTGAGCCGCGTTGGTTTTCTGTGCGTCCGGACGGACGATGATGCGGCCTTCGTAGATGCCTCGCGATCGTCCATCGAGAACGCCCTTGAACGTCTGGCGGCTGTTGCAGTGGGGCCACGCATGGTCGATCAGAGTCTGGTGGTCGGCTCTCTGTTCGCCGTCGAGGACGTAGAGCCCGTTCATCTCGCAATCCGCTCCTTCGCCCTGAAGTACTGCGGTCGAATCGTATCTCGACGTGAGCGCACCAGCCGTCATCGCGAACTGACGAAGCCTCGAATCCCTTGCGAGAGACGCCCTGACGATGCCGTAATGATCCGCGCCTTCCCCCTCGGACTGAATCCGGATGTGATGCAGCTCGGCGTTGGAAGCGCAGTAGGCGCGGGTCGAGGCGAGCGTCACGGTCCCGGCAGTCCCTTCGGAGACGTAGGTCTCGATGACCGTTGCGTGCGAGGACTCCCCGAGCGTCAGTGTCAGACGAGGCAGAGTGAACCCTCGTGAGGATGATGCACCGCCCGTATTGATGAAGAGCACCTGCAGGGTTCCGGCGTCCGCGCCGCTCGCGACGTCGATGAAGAGCGCATCGGGATGGAGTGCAGCGTTCCACGCCGCCAGTGGATTTTTCTCGTCCTGAAACGGATCGAGCTCGTCGAGCCGTTCGATCAGTGCGGCATTTTCCGCGGAAGAGCCGACCGTCACACCGGAAGGGATCGCGTCGGAAAGCGACGCCTGGTAGCGGCCGTTCACGACGACCAGAAGAGGAACATCGGGGAATCGCCAGCCTTCGAGGATCGCCGGATCCGGCGACGAGACGCCGGGGACCGCGAGATCGTCGCGACCCAGACTCTTCAGGTTCGTGTACTTCCAACCTTCGGTTTTCGCGGTTGGCAGACCGAGGGCGATCGCCCGTTCCCGGGCCTTCCGTCTGAGGCTCGAATCATCCGGTGGCGTGACACCGATCAGCCCGACCGGCTCGACGGCATGGCTCACAGTCGTGGTCAACTCGCGGCCACCGTCGACTCCGCGAGCCCGGCGTAGCCCTTCTCCTCGAGCTCGAGTGCCAGCTCGCGGCCTCCCGAGCGGACGATCCGTCCCTCGGACATCACGTGCACGAAATCGGGAACGAGATAGTTGAGAAGTCTCTGGTAGTGCGTGATCACGATGACCGCGTGCCGCTCGTTCTTCAGGCGGGTCACACCCTCGGCGACGATTCTGAGTGCGTCGATGTCGAGCCCGGAGTCGGTTTCGTCGAGGATCGCCAGCTTCGGATCGAGAACTGCCATCTGAAGGATCTCGTTCCGCTTTTTCTCACCGCCGGAGAAGCCCTCGTTGACCGCGCGCGACATCAGCTTTTCGGGAAGCTCGACGACCTTCATCTTCTCCTTCACCAGATCGAGAAAATCGATGGCGTCGATCTCTTCTTTGCCCTGGTGCGTCCGGATGGCATTGAGCGCCGTCCGGAGGAAGTAGGTGTTGTTCACCCCCGGAATCTCGACGGGGTACTGAAAG is from Acidobacteriota bacterium and encodes:
- the sufD gene encoding Fe-S cluster assembly protein SufD, whose protein sequence is MTTTVSHAVEPVGLIGVTPPDDSSLRRKARERAIALGLPTAKTEGWKYTNLKSLGRDDLAVPGVSSPDPAILEGWRFPDVPLLVVVNGRYQASLSDAIPSGVTVGSSAENAALIERLDELDPFQDEKNPLAAWNAALHPDALFIDVASGADAGTLQVLFINTGGASSSRGFTLPRLTLTLGESSHATVIETYVSEGTAGTVTLASTRAYCASNAELHHIRIQSEGEGADHYGIVRASLARDSRLRQFAMTAGALTSRYDSTAVLQGEGADCEMNGLYVLDGEQRADHQTLIDHAWPHCNSRQTFKGVLDGRSRGIYEGRIIVRPDAQKTNAAQSNDNLVLSDTAIANSTPQLEIYADDVKCRHGSTIGRLDEDSIFYIRSRGISEERAREILTRGFASEVVDLIASSAIRERIESILTERAGQ
- the sufC gene encoding Fe-S cluster assembly ATPase SufC, encoding MLEIRDLHAKVEDNEILRGFDLSVNEGEVHAIMGPNGSGKSTLANVLAGREAYEVTSGSVTYLGENLLEMAPEERARKGVFLAFQYPVEIPGVNNTYFLRTALNAIRTHQGKEEIDAIDFLDLVKEKMKVVELPEKLMSRAVNEGFSGGEKKRNEILQMAVLDPKLAILDETDSGLDIDALRIVAEGVTRLKNERHAVIVITHYQRLLNYLVPDFVHVMSEGRIVRSGGRELALELEEKGYAGLAESTVAAS